GCTGGGGCTGGCCATCGTCAACTCGATCGTCAAGGCGCACGGCGGCACGGTGGCCGCCGAGTCGGCCAACGGCATCACCGTCTTTCGGGTGCGGCTGCCGATGATCGACACTCCCGGTCCGCGAAATGAGTTGGGGGCGGATCATTCTGGTGAGCGCGCTGCCAGCTTGGGTGACAGCGGGCCCTGAACTCAGCTTCAGACGCAGATGCTGCCCAGCCGCGCATAGGCATCCGACCAGGTGGCCCGGTGCTCGGCCGCCGTCAACGCACCGGACGCCAGGAGTGGCGCCGTTTTTCAGGTTTTTAAAGCACTGTGTCATGCGTCACCGGGGCCGTTAAGGAACCGTAAATGTGCCGGGTGGGGGCGTTAGGAAAGCGTCAATCGAACTTCGGGCTCACCCCGCCGGATCTAGCTTTCCAGCTGGCCTTTGAGGTGTGCGCAACCTCGACGAGAATGCTTGCTGAAGCGGACTACGCACGGAACGGAGATGAGATGGGCGTGTTGGCATACATCGCGCTGACAGTGGCGGTGTTCGCGCTGCTCGGCCTGACCCAGAAGTTGGTCGAGCGGCTGTGAGCTACCAGAACATAATCGGCTTGGCGCTGTCGGTCGTCATCGCGCTGTATCTCGCTGGCGCCCTTCTGTTTCCGGAGAAATTCTAGTGAGCACCACTACCGCGGGGATCATCTACCTCGTCGTTCTGGTCGTTGCGCTGGCCGTGGTGCATGTGCCCCTCGGCGACTACATGTACCGGGTCTACTCCTCGAAGAAGGATCTGCGCGTCGAGTCGTGGGTGTACCGGCTCATCGGGGTCGATTCCCGGGCGGAACAGACGTGGGGCCCCTACGCCCGCAGCGTGCTGGCGTTCTCGTCGGTCAGCATCCTGTTCCTGTTCGGCTTGCAGCTCGTCCAGGGCAAGCTCCCGCTGCACCTGCACGATCCCGCCACCCCGATGAGCCCCGCGCTGGCGTGGAACACCGCGATCAGCTTCGTCACCAACACCAACTGGCAGGCCTACTCCGGCGAATCAACGCAGGGTCACCTGGTGCAGATGGCCGGCCTGGCGGTGCAGAACTTCGTCTCGGCCGCCGTGGGCATGGCGGTAGCGGTGGCGCTGGTACGTGGATTCGTGCGCAAGCGCACCGGCGATCTGGGCAACTTCTGGGTAGATCTGGTGCGCGGCACGCTTCGCATCCTGCTGCCGCTATCGGTGCTGGCGGCCGTTCTGCTGGTAGCAGGAGGCGCGATCCAGAACTTCCACCTGCACGATCAGGTGGTCACCGCCCTCAACGGCACCCAGCAGACGGTCACCGGCGGCCCGGTGGCCAGCCAGGAGGCCATCAAGGAACTCGGCACCAACGGCGGCGGGTTCTACAACGCCAACTCCGCCCACCCGTTCGAGAACCCGGTTGCGTGGACCAACTGGCTGGAGACGTTCCTGCTGCTGGTGATCAGCTTCTCGCTGCCCCGCACGTTCGGTCGGATGGTGGGCAACAACAAGCAGGGCTACGCCATCGCGTCCGTCATGGCGTCGCTGTACGCCATCAGCGTGTCGCTCACGTTGTGGTTCCAGTTGCAGCACCACGGCACGGTGCCCGCCGCAATCGGCGGTGCGATGGAAGGCGTCGAGCAGCGGTTCGGTGTGCCGAATTCCGCGGTGTTCGCCGCCTCGACGACCCTCACGTCCACCGGTGCCGTCGACTCGTTCCACGACTCCTACACCAGCCTCGGCGGGATGATGACGATGTTCAACATGCAACTCGGTGAAGTCGCGCCCGGCGGCACCGGCTCGGGTCTGTACGGCATGCTGATCCTGGCGGTCATCACCGTCTTCGTCGCCGGTTTGATGGTCGGCCGCACGCCCGAATACCTCGGCAAGAAGATCACCCCGCGCGAAATCAAGTTGGCCGCAGGGTATTTCCTCGTCACTCCGCTGATCGTGCTGACCGGTACCGCGGTCGCGATGGCGCTGCCGGGTGAGCGCGCCGGCATGCTCAACACCGGGCCGCACGGGCTCTCGGAGGTGCTCTACGCATTCACCTCCGCGGCCAACAACAACGGCTCGGCGTTCGCCGGCATCACCGTCAACACCACCTGGTACAACACCGCCCTGGGTCTGGCCATGGTGTTCGGCAGGTTCCTGCCGATCGTGCTCGTGCTGGCCCTGGCCGGCTCGCTGGCCAAACAGGGCTCCACCCCGGCGTCGGTGGGAACGCTGCCCACTCACCGCCCGCAATTCGTCGGGATGGTTGCCGGCGTCACGTTGATTCTCGTTGCCCTGACCTTCCTGCCCATGCTCGCGCTCGGGCCCCTCGCTGAAGGAATACATTGATGACAGCCACCACCAAACCCAAAGCCAACTCGGTGGTTTCGGCGCACCAGGAGACCGCGCATGCCGCCAACACCAAACGCGTGCAAGGCGGCTTGCTGGACCCGCGGATACTGTGGAAGTCGGTGCCCAGTGCGCTGCACAAACTGAATCCCCAGACGCTGTGGCGCAATCCGGTGATGTTCATCGTCGAACTCGGCGCCGTGTGGGCCACCGTGCTGGCGATCATCGACCCCACCTGGTTCGCGTGGCTCATCGTGGTCTGGCTCTGGCTGACCGTGCTGTTCGCCAATCTGGCCGAGGCGGTAGCCGAGGGTCGCGGCAAGGCGCAGGCCGAAACGCTGCGCCGGGCCAAAACCCAGACCTTGGCCCGGCGACTCAAGAACTGGGAACCCGGCAGTGCGGCGGTGGAGGAACAGGTTGCGGCGCCCCTGCTGCAGCAGGGCGACATCGTCGTGGTCGAGGCCGGCGAGGTGATCCCGGGCGACGGCGACGTGGTGGAGGGCATCGCCTCGGTGGACGAGTCAGCGATCACCGGTGAGTCGGCGCCGGTGATCCGCGAATCCGGCGGTGACCGTTCGGCGGTCACCGGCGGCACCACGGTGCTCAGCGACCGGATCGTGGTGAAAGTGACCCAGAAGCCCGGCGAAAGCTTCATCGACCGGATGATCGCGCTCGTCGAGGGCGC
The nucleotide sequence above comes from Mycobacterium kiyosense. Encoded proteins:
- the kdpA gene encoding potassium-transporting ATPase potassium-binding subunit, encoding MSTTTAGIIYLVVLVVALAVVHVPLGDYMYRVYSSKKDLRVESWVYRLIGVDSRAEQTWGPYARSVLAFSSVSILFLFGLQLVQGKLPLHLHDPATPMSPALAWNTAISFVTNTNWQAYSGESTQGHLVQMAGLAVQNFVSAAVGMAVAVALVRGFVRKRTGDLGNFWVDLVRGTLRILLPLSVLAAVLLVAGGAIQNFHLHDQVVTALNGTQQTVTGGPVASQEAIKELGTNGGGFYNANSAHPFENPVAWTNWLETFLLLVISFSLPRTFGRMVGNNKQGYAIASVMASLYAISVSLTLWFQLQHHGTVPAAIGGAMEGVEQRFGVPNSAVFAASTTLTSTGAVDSFHDSYTSLGGMMTMFNMQLGEVAPGGTGSGLYGMLILAVITVFVAGLMVGRTPEYLGKKITPREIKLAAGYFLVTPLIVLTGTAVAMALPGERAGMLNTGPHGLSEVLYAFTSAANNNGSAFAGITVNTTWYNTALGLAMVFGRFLPIVLVLALAGSLAKQGSTPASVGTLPTHRPQFVGMVAGVTLILVALTFLPMLALGPLAEGIH